Proteins encoded in a region of the Armatimonadota bacterium genome:
- a CDS encoding crossover junction endodeoxyribonuclease RuvC — MVILGFDPGTAITGYGVLQQDGQKLIVLAFGCITTPANLAAPHRLQRIYEQVCRLLDEYQPDVVVTERLFFNRNETTALSVGRTIGVILLAVAQRGIGWVEYTPLQVKTAVVGYGGAEKKQIQYMVTKLLGLAETPKPDDAADALAVALCHAHSAWAKGLETRGR; from the coding sequence ATGGTCATTCTTGGCTTCGACCCGGGCACAGCCATCACAGGCTACGGCGTGTTGCAGCAAGATGGGCAAAAGCTCATAGTGCTGGCTTTTGGCTGTATCACCACGCCGGCCAATCTTGCTGCGCCGCACAGGTTACAGCGTATCTACGAGCAGGTCTGTCGTCTGCTAGACGAGTACCAGCCCGATGTGGTGGTCACCGAACGATTGTTCTTCAACCGCAACGAGACCACCGCGCTCAGCGTGGGACGCACCATCGGCGTTATCTTGCTGGCGGTAGCTCAGCGCGGTATCGGGTGGGTAGAGTACACACCATTACAGGTGAAAACGGCGGTGGTGGGCTATGGCGGTGCGGAGAAGAAACAGATACAGTATATGGTGACCAAACTGCTGGGTCTTGCTGAAACACCCAAACCCGACGACGCCGCCGACGCGCTGGCGGTCGCGCTGTGCCACGCGCACAGCGCATGGGCGAAGGGTCTGGAAACTCGCGGGAGGTAA